One window of Selenomonas ruminantium subsp. lactilytica TAM6421 genomic DNA carries:
- a CDS encoding 3D domain-containing protein, with protein sequence MMFIENPLAAPGNFYIPDTEIYATPEPPPPVVAEKKTKVITMNVSAYTVAEGNGDGLTASGVEGTPFYTCAADDLPFGTKLLIDGKIWVVQDRFGGDYENRIDLLMETTDQCLAWGRQWIPVEIIE encoded by the coding sequence ATGATGTTCATAGAAAATCCCCTGGCAGCGCCGGGGAATTTTTATATACCGGACACAGAAATATATGCTACTCCGGAGCCACCACCACCGGTAGTAGCAGAGAAGAAAACAAAGGTAATCACAATGAACGTATCGGCCTATACAGTGGCCGAGGGGAACGGTGATGGTCTTACGGCTAGTGGCGTGGAAGGAACTCCCTTTTATACCTGTGCAGCCGATGATTTGCCCTTTGGGACAAAACTTCTTATCGACGGTAAAATCTGGGTGGTACAGGATAGATTCGGCGGTGATTACGAAAACAGGATTGACCTGCTCATGGAAACTACGGATCAATGTTTAGCATGGGGCCGCCAGTGGATTCCAGTAGAAATAATAGAGTAA